CCAGCGTTTCCTGCCGCCACACGCTGGCCACCGTCCGCGCGATGGCGACGAGGTTGGTCGGGGTCGCGAGAAGCACCTTTTTCTCGAAGGCCCATTCCCAAAGTCCATGATCCTGCTCCAGCGCGGCAGTGAGGAAATGCTCACCGGGGATGAACATCACGACATAGTCGGCCGAATCTTCGAACTGCGCCCAGTAGGACTTCGACCCAAGCTGCTGAGCATGATTGCGCATCGATGCGACGTGCGCGCGCAAGTGGCCGGCACGGCGCTCATCGTCCGCTTCTTCCGACGCGTCGAGGAAAGCGTTCAGGGAGCATTTGGCGTCGATTACAAGCTTGCGGCCGCCCGGCAGGTTGACGATCACGTCCGGGCGAAGCCGTCCATCATTGGTGTCCACGCTGACTTCCGTCTGGAAATCGGCATGCTCGACGAGCCCGGCCTGCTCCAGCACATTGCGAAGGCTCTGCTCGCCCCAGCGGCCGCGCGCCTTGGGGGATGAGCGCAGCGCGTTGACGAGATTGCGGGTCTCATCGCGCACCCGTCCCTGCCCTTCGCGGACCTGCTCCACCACCGCCTTCAGGCCCGCATAATGGTCGACCCGCTCTTTCTCGACTCGCTGAAGGCCCTCTTCGTAGCGCTTGAGAGTCGTCTCGACCGGCTGAAGCAATGCCTTCAACTTGGCCTCGCTCTGCTCGTCAGCCTTGGTGAATCGCTCGCCGGCCTTTTCCAGGAAATCCTTTTGTGCCTTCTGGAGCAGCTGATCGCCAACCTCGCGCATCTGGCGGATCAGGGCGTCCTTGGATTCCTGCAGGTCCTTCATCCGCGCGTCGAAGTTCCGGGCGTCAGCCTGAAGCGCCGCCAATTCACGCGCAGTGAGCTCGTTCGCGGACCGGATCCGCTCAACCTCCTCGCGCGCGGCATCGCGCTCCTCGCGAATGCCGTCGAGCTGCAGACGAAGGGCCTCAGCGGTCGCCTTGCCCTGCTCGCCGCCACGGCTTCCAAGCAGCCAGCCGATGACTCCGCCTGCGAGGAGCGCGAGAATTACAAAGCCGATCGTCAACTCGTCCAAGCGAGCCTCCCCAAAGCGGAACGAAATGCGAACCTACGCGCGCTGCCGCCCCGGCTCAAGCGGAACATCGCCGCCTTCCCCGGGTTGGCCAGAAAAGGAGAGCGTCATGTCCATACGCAAGATGATTTCGCTTCACCCTGACGTGGTGAAGTCCGGCCACGTCAATCAGGCTCTGGGCGATGCCGTTCACCACGCCATGTATTGCGCGAAAATGTGCCTGTCCTGCGCTGACGCCTGCGCAGCGGAGGGCATGGACATGAGCCAGTGCATTCGCGTGTGCTCGGACTGCGCGGACATTTGCGAAACGACGACCCGGCTCGGTCTTCGCAGGACCGGTTCGAACGACCATTTGCTCGTCGAGATGCTCGAACTTTGCGCGCGTGCTTGCGAGGAATGCGCGGCCGAGTGCGAAACGCACGACCATGAGCATTGCCGGCTCTGCGCGACTATGTGCCGGGAATGCGCCGCCGACTGCCGCCGCGCGGCGGAGTCGATCACGCCCGCAAGCTAGGCTGCGTGGAGCGCGCGCTCTTTCCGGGTCTTCGCGAGCTTCTTCAGCACCATATCGCGCTTAAGCTTCGACAAATGGTCGATGAACAGCACACCTTCCAGGTGATCCATTTCGTGCTGAAGGCATACGGCGAGTAGACCATCGAGTTCTTCCTCGTGGCGCTCGCCATTCTCGTCGAGCCAGCGGGCCTTGACGCGATCGGGACGCATGACGTCGGCGTATTGGTCGGGCACCGAAAGGCAGCCCTCCAGATATGGCACCTCATGATCCGATGTCTCAAAAATCTCCGGATTGATGAAGACTCGCGGCTCCTTGATCACCGGGCTCTTGGGATCGTCGGGATTTTCAGGCTCCTGGAGATCCATCACCAGCAGGCGTATGGGAACGCCGACCTGGACTGCGGCGAGACCGATGCCCGGCGCGTCGTACATCGTTTCGAACATGTCGGCGATCAGCGCCCGAGTTTCGTCGGTCACCGCCTCGACCGGTTTCGAGATCTGGCGGAGCATCGGATCGGGCGTTTCGTAAATCTTCAGGATTGCCATGCGGGCGATTTAGTCTTTCGAAGCAATGGGTTCAAGCGACTGGGCGGCGGGCACGAAGGGCTTGGGCAAGCGTTCCCTCGTCGAGGTAGTCGAGTTCTCCGCCAACCGGAAGACCGTGGGCCAACTGCGTGATTCGGATAGGGAAGTTCTCTAGACGCTCCGCCAGGTAATGGGCCGTCGTCTGACCCTCCAGCGTGGCATTCATCGCCAGGACGACCTCATCGATGCCGCCAGCCGAAAGCCTCCGAATCAGCCTATCGATGGTCAAATCCTCGGGTCGAACGCCCTCGAGCGCGCTCAGCCGCCCGCCGAGCACATGATAGCGGCCGGGAAATAGGCGCGAGCGGTCGAGCGCCCACAGGTCGGCCACCTCTTCGACCACGCACAGCATCTTGTCCTCGCGGCGCGGGTCGCGGCAGATCGTGCACGGATCGGACGTGTCGACGTTGCCGCAGGTCGTGCAGGTTGAAAGCGTCTCCGACACCGCCTGAAGCGCAGCCAGCAGCGGTTCAAGCGCCGCCTCGCGCTTCTTCATCAAGTGGAGAACCGCCCGGCGCGCCGATCGAGGGCCGAGGCCGGGAAGCCGGGCCAGCGCCTGGGTCAGCACTTCGATCTGGTGGGACGCCATGCAAGCGACTGATAGGGGGATATGCGGGGCGCGCAAGCTTGGGCTAGACGCCAGGCGATGCGCATCATCTTCATGGGATCGCCCGAATTCGCCGTGCCTTCGCTCGACGCCCTGGTCATGGCCGGTCACGAGATCGCTGCGGTTTACACCCAGCCGCCTCGCCCGGCCGGACGCGGCAAGGCCCTCCAGCCAACGGCGGTGGAGAAGCGCGCAAGAGAAGTTGGATTGGACGTCCGCTCACCGCGCTCGCTCAGGAGCGACGAGGAGCAGGCCGCCTTCGCCGCCTTGAAGGCCGACGTCGGGGTTGTCGCGGCCTATGGCCTGATCCTGCCGCAGGCGATCCTCGATGCGCCACGGCTCGGCTGCCTCAACGTCCATGCTTCGCTCCTTCCGCGCTGGCGCGGGGCAGCCCCGGTGCAGCGCGCAATCATGGCCGGCGACGAGGAGACAGGAGTCACCATCATGCAGATGGAAGCGGGGTTGGATACCGGTCCGATGCGCCACGTCGAGAAGCTCGAAATCGGCGAGAGCAATGCAGCGGAACTCACGGAAAGATTGTCGCTTTTGGGTGCGAAGATGATGGTTGACGTGCTCGCCGACCTGGACAGCTATCCCCCTGTTTCGCAACCCGAAGAGGGCGTGACCTACGCCGCGAAAATCACGAAGGACGAGGCACGGCTTGATTGGTCGCGTACGGCGACAAAACTCCAGCGTCACGTCCAGGGTTTGGCGCCCTTCCCCGGCGCCTGGTTCGAGGCAAGCGGCGAACGCATCAAGCTGCTCGACGCCGAAAGCGTCGATGGCGCGGGCAAGCCTGGGGAAGTGGTCGGCGAACCATTGGTGGTCGCTTGCGGCGAGGACGCGCTTCACTGCCGCACGCTCCAGCGCGCAGGCAAAGGCGCCATGCCCGTCGACGATTTCCTTCGTGGCTTCCCTATCCCCCAGGGCGCGATTCTAAAGTGACGCGCTGGCGGCTCACCATCGAATATGACGGCGGACCATTCATGGGCTGGCAGCGCCAGGACCACGGCCCAAGCGTCCAGCAGGCCCTCGAGGAATCCATTGCGAAGATGACCGGCGAAGAGGTCCGGCTGCATTGCGCTGGCCGCACCGATGCGGGGGTTCATGCGCTGGCGATGACAGCCCATGTCGACCTTGATCGGCACGTTACGGCGTATCGCTTGCGCGAAGGGATCAATGCACTCGTTCGCCCTTACCCGGTCAGCGTTTTAGAAACAGTCGAAGCCGATACCGGCTTCCACGCTCGATTCTCCTGCGTTGGCCGTCGCTATCTCTACCGGATCCTTAACCGCCGTGCGCCACCGGCACTGGACAAAGGCAAGGTTTGGCACATCGGCAAGCCGCTCGACCTGGATAAGATGGTCGAAGGCGCCGCGCACCTCGTCGGGCATCACGATTTCACCACCTTTCGCTCTGTCCACTGCCAGTCCGACAGTCCAGTTAAGACGCTCGATTCGCTCGCCGTAGAGCGCGTTGGCGAGGAAATTCACATTCGGGCCGCCGCGCGAAGCTTCCTCCATCATCAGGTCCGATCGATGACCGGCTGCCTTGCATTGGTTGGGCTCGGTCGCTGGTCGCCGGATGACGTTAAGTACGCCCGGGAAGCAAAGGATCGGGCCGCCCTCGGCCTCAACGCGCCTCCGGAAGGCCTCTATTTCGTCGAAGCCGTTTACCCCTAGACGAGCAGTTCCCGCGCGTCAGGCTGGCTGAGGAATCCAGCCGGGCTCGCGGACTTGCCATAGGCACCGGCACAAAAGATCGCGATAAGATCGCCAACGCGCGTTCCGGGCATCATCACTTCGTCGCCAAGCAAGTCCAAAGGCGTACAAAGACAGCCGGTTACGGTCACTACTTGTGATGATCGAAGGGCAAACCGGGAGGCGTTGGCAATGGGGTAATTTCGCCGCAGCGTCTGGCCGAAATTCCCGCTTGCGGCGAGCACGTGATGCAGACCGCCATCGGTGATCGCGAAGGTCCGGCCGCCGCTTTGCTTCACGTCGACGACTCGGGCCAGATAGACCCCCGCCTCTCCGACCAGCCATCGGCCGAGCTCGATGGCATATCGCGTTTCATTAAGCACATCGGGAGCGTCGA
The window above is part of the Sphingomonas sp. HDW15A genome. Proteins encoded here:
- the def gene encoding peptide deformylase — protein: MAILKIYETPDPMLRQISKPVEAVTDETRALIADMFETMYDAPGIGLAAVQVGVPIRLLVMDLQEPENPDDPKSPVIKEPRVFINPEIFETSDHEVPYLEGCLSVPDQYADVMRPDRVKARWLDENGERHEEELDGLLAVCLQHEMDHLEGVLFIDHLSKLKRDMVLKKLAKTRKERALHAA
- the truA gene encoding tRNA pseudouridine(38-40) synthase TruA produces the protein MTRWRLTIEYDGGPFMGWQRQDHGPSVQQALEESIAKMTGEEVRLHCAGRTDAGVHALAMTAHVDLDRHVTAYRLREGINALVRPYPVSVLETVEADTGFHARFSCVGRRYLYRILNRRAPPALDKGKVWHIGKPLDLDKMVEGAAHLVGHHDFTTFRSVHCQSDSPVKTLDSLAVERVGEEIHIRAAARSFLHHQVRSMTGCLALVGLGRWSPDDVKYAREAKDRAALGLNAPPEGLYFVEAVYP
- a CDS encoding four-helix bundle copper-binding protein, with the protein product MSIRKMISLHPDVVKSGHVNQALGDAVHHAMYCAKMCLSCADACAAEGMDMSQCIRVCSDCADICETTTRLGLRRTGSNDHLLVEMLELCARACEECAAECETHDHEHCRLCATMCRECAADCRRAAESITPAS
- the fmt gene encoding methionyl-tRNA formyltransferase, whose amino-acid sequence is MRIIFMGSPEFAVPSLDALVMAGHEIAAVYTQPPRPAGRGKALQPTAVEKRAREVGLDVRSPRSLRSDEEQAAFAALKADVGVVAAYGLILPQAILDAPRLGCLNVHASLLPRWRGAAPVQRAIMAGDEETGVTIMQMEAGLDTGPMRHVEKLEIGESNAAELTERLSLLGAKMMVDVLADLDSYPPVSQPEEGVTYAAKITKDEARLDWSRTATKLQRHVQGLAPFPGAWFEASGERIKLLDAESVDGAGKPGEVVGEPLVVACGEDALHCRTLQRAGKGAMPVDDFLRGFPIPQGAILK
- the rmuC gene encoding DNA recombination protein RmuC, which translates into the protein MDELTIGFVILALLAGGVIGWLLGSRGGEQGKATAEALRLQLDGIREERDAAREEVERIRSANELTARELAALQADARNFDARMKDLQESKDALIRQMREVGDQLLQKAQKDFLEKAGERFTKADEQSEAKLKALLQPVETTLKRYEEGLQRVEKERVDHYAGLKAVVEQVREGQGRVRDETRNLVNALRSSPKARGRWGEQSLRNVLEQAGLVEHADFQTEVSVDTNDGRLRPDVIVNLPGGRKLVIDAKCSLNAFLDASEEADDERRAGHLRAHVASMRNHAQQLGSKSYWAQFEDSADYVVMFIPGEHFLTAALEQDHGLWEWAFEKKVLLATPTNLVAIARTVASVWRQETLAKEAGKIAALGRELHSRLATMADHVASVGLNLERANNAYNKMVGSLESQVLTQAKRFEEYGAGSAKELPDLSPVQAVPRTMTKLAGPKPSANEDDAAA
- the recR gene encoding recombination mediator RecR is translated as MASHQIEVLTQALARLPGLGPRSARRAVLHLMKKREAALEPLLAALQAVSETLSTCTTCGNVDTSDPCTICRDPRREDKMLCVVEEVADLWALDRSRLFPGRYHVLGGRLSALEGVRPEDLTIDRLIRRLSAGGIDEVVLAMNATLEGQTTAHYLAERLENFPIRITQLAHGLPVGGELDYLDEGTLAQALRARRPVA